The Phoenix dactylifera cultivar Barhee BC4 unplaced genomic scaffold, palm_55x_up_171113_PBpolish2nd_filt_p 001095F, whole genome shotgun sequence genomic interval TGCCAGAGGACCGCTAACCTCGTAATTTTGTGGATCTCGTGGAGGGTAGAACCGTCAACATACTTAGTGGGCGAACTCGTCCGGGCCCCGGAGTCCGGCACGCTGACCCAGACCCACAGACAGCGTGGGGCCCATTAGTTGCGAAGGTTAATGGAAGCTTGCGGCAGACACCCAAAATCACAATGCTAATGTTATTGTTTATAGTACATTGCATTATAGTTCTTATGTTCTTTTGATTTGcaagaagattttttttattaaaatattttttatgtatcaaaaatataatatttttaaaaaatatttttttatgtttgattgattattaaaaaaaacatattataaaataatttatatttgattgaacatctatttttttaaaaaaaattatgtaaaatactTATTGTACTTTAAATAGAAGAATATATCTTATCTTATTCTATCTAGAAATTTAAagatatttttggaaaaaaactaCACCTATTTTCAACCGataaaaattgaattttttcatactttatctgaatttttttataaaatataaaaaatatattttttttgtttttttttgtttgtttgtaaaTCAAATGAGTCCTTTATGAACCGGCACTAAAACTATAAGGACGATGGACTTATACGGCTAGGACAAAATGTAATCAATTGCGTGCCTCTCTCCGTGATAGGTTGGGTTGATGGCTATGCCCGTTCTactattaatattttcatttctCCACTTATCTATTCCTGTTGGCTCGTTGCATTTCTGATCTGTAATTCACTAACGAGATCATGTTGATAGTAAGAAAAGACTAATTATCTAAGAAAATCAAATCTAGGAATTAGAAAAATCTTTACCACTATAACTAATAATAGATGGATTAAAGTGCAACGGACTTCCTCCTGTAGCCACactcttaaaaagaaaaacagagccCGCACATTAAATAtggtaaataataataataaaaaattatctaGATGGAACAGATGCACACATATTTTTAATATGTTGGGGGTGCTCGGCCATATGCTTTTAGAGGACATTCAGCAGCAACTAAGAAAATGTAATGTCCCCCACATTGTGCACGTATTTCGGAAGATAAATAGAGCTACCGATTGGATCATCTTTTTTGCTGCTCATCATTTTAAAGATATTCTATGGATCCGCTCTATATATATTTCTCTACCTCTGTgtagtattttgttttttgatttaaaTGGCAGTGCCACGCAAGGCTAGTGTGAGctgccgatgtaccaaaaaaaataataacccACGTGCTTGAATTCTTATTTTTAGTTCTAAAAATTTCGATATTTTTAACCATCTTACTAAATTTAAacttaatttttaataaaatcaaaattttaaaacaaaaataatctcTACACATATATTGAAGCTCCATGACACGTTGAAACCATACTGAAAAAGAAAACCTCAAAAATCCCTGCATAAATATGGTAATTAGAGGAAAATAGACCACCCCTTAACTCTTTTTGtcgttaataattaattgttacCAGTTAATGCCCCCATTcggttttatttctttctcctcATCTTTCCAATTTCTTGGTTTGCAAGGATTTTAGCAATTTCCATGCCTTTACTCTTGACATCGCACCTTCCTCCACTCTATTCCCCAGCTCCACGTCTCCACCCCCTTATAAATgccatcctcctcctctcttgtgCCTCCAAAGGGTCAAGTCTCCCAACGAAACCCAGCGGCAGCAAAGAAGCAAGCAGTTAGCAAGCTCAACCATGGAGACCAAGTCCTCCTTCCTCACCCTCttcaccctcctcctccttctcgccGCCCCCTCCCTCGCCGCCGATCCCGACATGCTCCAAGACCTCTGCGTCGCCGACCACAACTCCGGTAatcccctcccccttctctccctctccagcTGATTACTCCATTTCTCTTCTTACATGCTTTTGTGGATCGGGTGCTGCAGCCATGAAGGTGAACGGATTCGAATGCAAGGCGAACGTGACCGAGGATGACTTCTTCTTCGACGGATTAGCCTCCGCCGGCGCCACCAACAACACCATGGGATCCCTTGTGACGGGGGCCAACGTGGAGAAGATCCCGGGACTCAACACCCTGGGCGTCTCCATGTCCCGCATCGACTTCGCCCCCGACGGGCTGAACCCTCCCCACACCCACCCCCGCGCCACCGAGATGCTCTTCGTCCTCGACGGCACCCTCGACGTCGGCTTCATCACCACCGCCAACAAGCTCATCAGCAAGACCATCACCAAGGGCGACGTCTTCGTCTTCCCTCGCGGCCTCGTCCACTTCCAGAAGAACAACGGCGCCGATGCCCCCGCCGCTGTCATCTCTGCCTTCAGCAGCCAGCTCCCGGGCACCCAGTCCATCGCCGCCACCTTGTTCGCCGCCTCGCCGCCGGTGCCCGACCACGTCCTCACCACGGCCTTCCAGGTTGGCACCAAGGAGGTGAAGAAGATCGAGTCCCGCCTCGCCCCCAAGAACAAGTGAGCGAGGGAAAGATTGCTCTCATTATTGCTTTATGTTTGATCTTTGGTTTCTGAGAGGAGAGCTGGGGAGAGAAAGGGGCGTTGGAGGTGTATATGGTAATTaagtataataatttgatagcaAGAGGCAATATACCGTTTGTTCATTCTTCATTCAATCATTtcgtaaaaaaaaattgtttcttTACTTGATTTCGTTTCTTTTCCCCCTTCCAACGTTTGAGACGTTCCATGCCTGTCCTTCCCATTACCCGGCCGATGTGATGCGTTGGGCTCAGACGTTTATGTGCGCATATAAGCGGGCTACGGACGTTTATGTGCGCATATAAGTGAGTCAGGATTGTATctttcttataaaaaaaataatttattgagAATTGTTACTAATTTTTATTCTACAAGTATTCTTATTCTTTAACGGTGATAAGTTCTATCTTTAATTTCTTAGTAATGATAAATTTTATCTTTTAGTGGGTGTTGAATTTGAGTAAGAATCAAATATCCTACTCTATCTAatgaaagagagaaaaggagagagtgAGAGTTGTTCTGATTGGTGAAGCGTAAGAGAGAGCTTTTTTGTATAgctcattgtttttttttcagttttttttttgtttttttgtttggtgTTTGTTTTAGATTTGGGCCGACACGACCGATATACTCTGCAAAGCGTGCCATTCTACATGGTATTAGAGCGAGGTTGGAGAGTGGTTAACCGATTTGCAGTTTCGATTAGATTTATTCGAAACATAGCTTTTGGAGACACGACTTGATTATTAGTGGTTCGTGTATTTGTAACTCAATGTGGTTGAAAAACTTCGAACACTTCGTTGTGCAGTAGTGCAAGCGTGTAGACTTTTGTTTTAATGATTCAAAAAGGTGAATCATCATGCCTGATGCTACTAtattc includes:
- the LOC103714046 gene encoding germin-like protein 5-1 codes for the protein METKSSFLTLFTLLLLLAAPSLAADPDMLQDLCVADHNSAMKVNGFECKANVTEDDFFFDGLASAGATNNTMGSLVTGANVEKIPGLNTLGVSMSRIDFAPDGLNPPHTHPRATEMLFVLDGTLDVGFITTANKLISKTITKGDVFVFPRGLVHFQKNNGADAPAAVISAFSSQLPGTQSIAATLFAASPPVPDHVLTTAFQVGTKEVKKIESRLAPKNK